Below is a window of Streptomyces qaidamensis DNA.
CCGGTTTCCGTACCCTGAGCTCCGGGCTCCGTGCGCTGCAGCCGGGGGCGTTCGGCGCGGACCCGAGCGGTGAGCGCATGGCGCGCATCCGCAGATCGCCCCATTTCAAGGACGGGGTCTTCCAGAACCCCGGCGGTCCCGCGCGGACCCGGCCCTCGGGCTCGACCCTGGACTTCGCCAAGGTCTTCTTCGACAAGGACACCCGGCCCCGCCGCACCCCGAAGGGCACCGTCCCGGTGCACTCCACCACCCTCGCCGACATCGCCGGGCCCCCGGCCACCGGCCTGCGGCTGACCTGGATGGGGCACTCCAGCGTCCTCGCGGAGATCGACGGCCGGCGCGTCCTGTTCGACCCCGTGTGGGGGGAGCGCTGCTCCCCCTTCTCCTTCGCCGGGCCCAAGCGGCTGCATCCCGTGCCCCTGCCGCTGGCCGCGCTCGGCCCGGTCGACGTAGTGGTCATCTCGCACGACCACTACGACCATCTGGACATGCCCACCATCAAGGCGCTCGCGGGTACCGACACCCTGTTCGCCGTGCCCCTCGGCGTCGGCGCGCACCTGGAGCACTGGGGCGTGTCCGCCGGCCGGCTGCGCGAGCTGGACTGGCACGAGACCACCAAGATCGACGGGCTCAGCCTCACCGCCACCCCGGCCCGGCACTTCTGCGGCCGCGGGCTGCGCAACACCCAGCACACCCTGTGGGCCTCGTGGGTCGTCGCCGGGGACGAGCACCGGATCTACCACAGCGGCGACACCGGCTACTTCGACGGCTTCAAGGAGATCGGTGCCGAGCACGGGCCGTTCGACGCCACCATGATCCAGATCGGCGCGTATTCCGACTTCTGGCCCGACATCCACATGACCCCCGAGGAGGGCATGCGCGCCCACGTCGACCTCCAGGGCGGACCGGAGCACGGCCCGATGCTCCCGATCCACTGGGCCACCTTCAATCTGGCGACGCACCCGTGGGCGGACCCCGGCGAGGGGACACTCGCGGCCGCTCGCGCGGTGGGCGCCGGTGTCGCCCTGCCCCGCCCCGGCGAGCCCTTCGAGCCCACGGCGGAGAACGTCCCGTCCGAGCCGTGGTGGCGTGGGGTGGCGCTCGCCCCGGCGGCCGGCCGCACGGCCGCGCAGGCCCTGACCGGAGCCGGCATCAAGACCGCGCCGGACGCGGCAGCCATGGCCCAAGCCGACACGTTGAGTGACGACACTCGTCGGGTCGGCAGGGGCACCGAGGACCCCGAGACGCTCCCGGCGGGCTGACCCGGGGCGTACGAAGGGCCAGTGGCGAGGGCCGGGGAGCGAGATGCTCCCCGGCCCTCGCCGCCTCTGTGTGACCGCTTCTGACCAGGTCGGATCGACCTCGCTTCGTTCGCGGTCGGATGTACGACGGTGTTATCGGTCTGTCGTACGAGACCTCATACCAGAGCGGGACGCTCACCGTATGAGTTTGTCAACTGCCCACCGCACATGATGCGCTGGCGACTACTGTCAGTGGCCGTCGGGAAACAGGGCGGATCAAGGGAGCGGGGGCCGGCACGTGCAGGCGCAGGGCGGACGAGGGAGTCGACGCGACGGGGATCCCCGCTGCCCGCACGCCACCGACGCCGACCAGGGCGCGGTCGCCGACTTGGGTGCCAAGGCCTCAGGCACGGGCGGCCGGGCCGGTGAGGCCGCTGCCGCCGTCGGTGGCGCGGGCGTTGGGGAAGGCGGGGCTCGTGGTGCCGGGGTCCACGCCCCGGGCCGGCACGCCGGCCCCGGTGGCGCGGAGGCCGGGCGGAAGCGAGGGGAGTCCGGGCGTACGGCCCGGGGCGCGCGCAAGCGGCCACGTGAACCCGGACGCACCCCCGCGAGCCCCCCTGGCACCCAGGCCCGACGGACCAGTACGAGGACACCGATGTCTCACCTCCGCGCCCCGGCCGCACGCGCAGACCGCCGTGAGGGCGGGCGGCACGGACGGCCCGCCGTCCGCACCGCACCCGCGCTGCCCGAGACCCACATACGGCCCCAGCTGCTGCGTCTCGCGGTGCTGCCCCCGGTCGCCGTCGCTCTCAGCGGCTGCGCCGCCGTCCTCTTCACCGTCCGGTCCACCGGAGCGCGGCCGGGCCTCATCCTGTGGGCCGTGCTCGGCGGCGCGGTCTTCGTGGCCCTCGTCGGCATCGCGGTCGCAGCGGTCGCCGCCAACCGGGCCGCCCGGTCCGTGCACGACCGCATCGGTGTGCTGCGCCGCAGCACCGCCCGGCGCGAGGCCGACCTGCGCACCCTCGTCGAGACGCTGCGCCGCGGCGACGGGCCGCCCCCACTCGCACTGCAGAGCCGGCCCGACGGCCCCGCCGAGGACGCCGACGACTTCGACCTCCTCTCCGCCGACCTGTCCCGCGCGCACGACGGCGCCGTCACCGCCGTGGTGCAGGCCTCCCAGCTCTCCAGCCAGGCCGGCAGCGAACAGAAGCTGGAGGTGTTCGTCAACCTCGCCCGGCGCCTTCAGTCGCTGGTGCACCGCGAGATCTCCATCCTCGACGAGCTGGAGAACGAGATGGAGGACCCCGACCTGCTCAAGGGGCTCTTCCACGTCGACCACCTCGCCACCCGCATCCGCCGCCACGCCGAGAACCTCGCCGTGCTCGGCGGGGCCGTCTCCCGCCGCCAGTGGAGCAACCCCGTCTCCATGACCGAGGTGCTGCGCTCGGCCATCGCCGAGGTCGAGCAGTACTCGCGCGTCAAACTGGTGCCACCGATCGACGGGCAGCTGCGCGGCCACGCCGTCGCCGACGTCATCCATCTCCTGGCCGAACTCGTCGAGAACGCCACGGTGTTCTCCGCCCCGCACACCCAGGTCCTGCTGCGCGCCAACCTCGTCACCTCCGGGCTCGCCGTGGAGGTCGAGGACCGCGGACTGGGCATGCCCCTGGAGGAGCAGACGCGGATGAACGCGCTGCTCGCCGACCCCGACCAGGTGAACGTCGCCCGGCTGCTCGCGGACGGCCGCATCGGGTTGTTCGTCGTCTCCCAGCTCGCCCGGCGGCACGGCATCACCGTCCGCCTCCAGACCAACATCTACGGCGGAGTGCAGGCGGTGCTCGTCGTGCCGCAGGCGCTGCTGGGAGCGGAGCCGGGGGCGGGGACGCCCGGGGGAGCGGGGCAGCCGACGGCGGGAGCGGCAGGAGCGACAGGAGCGGCCGGTACAGGGCATCCAGCCGCGCCGCGGCGGCCGGATGGGCAGGCCGGGCTGCCCGGCCTGCCCGGGCGAAACGGGACCGAGAGCGGCCCCGGCGGCAGCACCGGTCCGGGCGCGTCCGGAGGGCAAGCCCCGTTCGGGAGCGCCGACTTCGGAGTTTCGTCCGTGCCGCTGCCCGCGTCCGGAGCAGGGACCTCGGCCGCTCTCCCCCCTCCCGCGGCGTCCCGAGGACACGAGCAGAATGCCGAATTCAGTCCGGGCGACAGTGCGCAGGGCGGCGGCCGGCCCGCGCCCCTGCCCGTGCGCGGGGCCCGTAGGGAGCGCCCCACCCCGGCCGAGGCACGGCCCGGTATCAGTCCCGACGACCGGCGGGTGCTCGCCGAGAACGTCACCGAGCCGCCCACTCCTCGCAACGGCACCGTCCGCGGCACCATGGGCAAACCCCAACTGCCCCGCCGCCGCGCCCAGGAGCACATCGCGCCCCAGCTGCGTGACGGCCCGACGCCACGCCAGGACCCCGAGCACCTCGTGGGACACGACCCCGGTCTGATGGCGGCCTTCCAACGCGGCATCAGTCTCGCGGAGGCCCAGCAGAACATGGAGGCCGGGAACACGGAGTGGGGCGACACGGAGGCGGCCCCCACGGAGTCCGCCTACACGGAGTCCGCCTACACGGAGTCCGCCTACACGGAGTCCGCCTACATGGGCTCCGCATCCATGGACACCTCCAACATGGGCTCCTCACCCATGGACACCTCCAACCTGGGCTCCGCACCCATGGGCCGCGCCAACATGGACTCCGCCCCCGCGGACCCGGTCTCCTCCGGCTCCGCACACCGGGACCCGATGCCCGTCCGGCCGGTCCACCTCGAGGCGCTCCCCTCGGAGCCGTCCTCCTCGACCAGGCCGGGGGCCGGGTCCCGTTCCGACCACCGCACGACCACCACCCGGCAGGACGGGAGCGCACCCGCCGGATGACCACCCCCCTCTCCACCCCCCCCCCCAGCGCTCCCGTAGACCTTCGTACCCCAAGGAGTCGATCCACCATGGCGAGCGATGCGCCGACCGCCCATGTTTCCGATCTCGACTGGCTGATGAGCGGCCTCGTACAGCGCGTACCGCACACGAGCGCCGCGGTGCTGCTGTCCTGCGACGGCCTGGTGAAATCCGTGCACGGCCTCGACCCGGACAGCGCCGACCACATGGCCGCCCTGGCCTCCGGCCTGTACTCCCTCGGCCGCAGCGCGGGAGTCCGCTTCGGCGACGGCGGCGACGTGCGGCAGGTCGTCGTCGAGCTCGCCTCGACCCTGCTGTTCGTCACCACCGCCGGCTCCGGCACCTGCCTGGCCGTGCTCGCCGGCCGCGAGGCCGACGCGGCCGTGCTGGGCTACGAGATGGCCATGCTGGTCAAGAGCGTCCGCCCCTACCTGGTGACCGCTCCCCGGCAGTCCGTCGAATCCCCGGCGATGAGGCCTTGAGCGTGACGGCGGCCGGTGACGGGCCCTGGCTCGACGACGCGGCCGGGCGGCTGGTGCGGCCGTTCACGGTCAGCAACGGCCGCACCCGTCCGACCGTCGCGCTCGACCTCGTGTCGCAGGTGATGGCCACCGGGGCGACCCCCCTCGGCTATCTCGGCCCCGAACACGCGCAGGCGCTCGAACGGTGCCGGGTGCCCGTCGCCGTCGCGGAGGTCGCCGCCCATCTCAAACTGCCGGTGGCCGTCACCAAGGTGCTGCTGGCGGACCTCGTCGACTGCGGGGCGCTGACCACCAAGCCCCCCGCGTTCCACCACAACCCGACGGACCGGGCCCTTCTGGAGGCAGTGCTCGATGGACTACGACGACAGCTCTGACTACACCGACGGACCGGGCCACGGCGCCGACCCGTTCCCCACCGCGCTGAAGATCCTGGTGGCGGGCGGGTTCGGCGTGGGCAAGACGACCTTCGTCGGCGCGGTCAGCGAGATCGCGCCGCTCAGCACGGAGGAGCTGCTCACCACCGTCAGCGCCGCGACCGACAACCTCGACGGCATCGAGAACAAGGTCGAGACGACCGTGGCCATGGACTTCGGCCGCATCACCCTCGACCCGGAACACGTGCTGTACCTGTTCGGCACACCCGGGCAGGAGCGCTTCTGGTTCATGTGGGACGAGTTGTGCGAGGGCGCGCTCGGCGCGGTCATCCTCGCCGACACCCGTCGGCTGGAGGAGTGTTTCGCCGCCGTCGACTTCTTCGAACAGCGTGGCCTCGGCTTCATCGTCGCCGTCAACGAGTTCGACGGTGCCTACCGCTACGACCCCGAGGAGGTGCGCGGCGCGCTGGATCTGTCCGCGGACGTTCCCGTCGTGTGCTGCGACGCTCGGATCTCCAGCTCCGGGGTCCAGACCCTGCTGACCCTGGTACGCCATCTCATCGCACATACTCCGGCCCCCGCGACGGAGTATGGCGCCCACACGTGATCCCCTCACACCCGCCACGGAGTTCATATATGACGCAAGCCCACTGCCCAGGAGCTCGCCCATGACCTACGACCCGCCGCGCCCGGCCGGTCGTCTGCTGCTCACCCCCGAGGACAAGGAGGCTCCCGCCCGCACTCGCCGTCTGCGCCGACTGGGACTGGGGGAGCGCCCCGAACCCGCACTCGACGCCTTCGCGCACCGCCTCGCCGAGCTCACCGGGGCGCCGTACGCCATGGTCAACCTCCCCGACGAGCACGGGCAGTTCTACGCGGGTCTGTTCGTGCCGGCCGTCGCGCCGGTGGTGCGCAGCGACGGCACCAGCCCGCGCCTCGGCCGTGCCCTGCCCCGCGACCACGGCTTCTGCCCCCATGTGGTGGCACGCCGCAAGGCCCTCGCCCTGGAGGACGTCGGCGACTATCCGCGGTTCGCGGGCAACCCGGTGGTCGACGAGTTCGGCATCCGCTCCTATCTGGGGGCGCCGCTCATCGACGGCACCGGCCTGGTGCTGGGCACGGTCAGCGTCGCGGACGTCGAGCCGCGCCCGTGGGGGAAGCCCGGCCTGACGGCGATCAAGGAGCACGCCGCGCTGCTCGTCGTGGAGCTGGAGAGCCGGGACGGCCTGCCGCCCTACTGAAGCCCGGCGGCGGGACCCCGGGGGCGTGAAGGAAAGCTGAGGCGGCGCTTAAGAAATCCTCGATGGACCGGTCGGCCGCCGTACGGCAGATTGCAGTGCGATCCCACTCCTCTCCCGGCCCAGGGGTTCCTCCGGCACGCCCGGAGCCGGGACTCACCCTCAGGAGCCATAGCGGTGAAGGCGCTGGTCAAGCAGAAGGCGGAGCCCGGGCTGTGGCTCGTGGACGTCCCGGAGCCCGAGGTCGGTCCCGGCGATGTACTGATCAAGGTGCTGCGCACCGGAATCTGCGGTACCGACCTGCACATCCGGGCCTGGGACGGCTGGGCCCAGCAGGCGATCAACACCCCGCTCGTGCTCGGGCACGAGTTCGTCGGGGAGGTCGTCGAGACCGGGCGGGACGTCACCGGCATCGGCATCGGCGACCGGGTGAGCGGCGAGGGTCATCTGGTGTGCGGCAAGTGCCGCAACTGCCTGGCCGGGCGCCGGCACCTGTGCCGGGCGACCGTGGGGCTCGGGGTGGGCCGGGACGGGGCGTTCGCCGAGTACGTCGCGCTGCCCGCCGCCAACGTGTGGGTGCACCGGATCCCGGTGGACCTCGACGTGGCTGCGATCTTCGACCCGTTCGGCAACGCCGTGCACACCGCGCTGTCCTTCCCGCTGGTCGGCGAGGACGTCCTGATCACCGGCGCCGGCCCCATCGGCCTGATGGCCGCTGCCGTGGCCCGGCACGCCGGTGCCCGCAACGTCGTGATCACCGACGTCAGCGCGGAGCGGCTGGAGCTGGCCCGCAAGATCGGTGTCAGCCTCGCGCTCGACGTCTCCGGCTCTTCGATCGCCGACGGGCAGCGCACCCTCGGGCTGCGTGAGGGGTTCGACATCGGCCTGGAGATGTCCGGCCGCCCCGAGGCCATGCGCGACATGATCGCCAACATGACGCACGGTGGCCGGATCGCGATGCTCGGACTGCCCGCGCAGGAGTTCCCGGTCGACTGGGCCCGCGTCGTCACCTCGATGATCACGATCAAGGGCATCTACGGCCGGGAGATGTTCGAGACCTGGTACGCGATGTCCGTGCTCCTGGAGGGTGGCCTGGACCTCGCGCCCGTGATCACCGGCCGCTACGGCCACCGCGACTTCGAGGCGGCGTTCGCCGACGCGGCGAGCGGCCGCGGCGGCAAGGTCATCCTCGACTGGACCGCGTAACTCCCCCTCACCGCAAGCACCTCAGGAGCTTCTCCCATGTTCGACTCCGTGCGCGACGACCTGCGCGCCACCCTCGACGAGATCCGCGCCGCCGGCCTGCACAAGCCCGAGCGCGTGATCGGCACCCCGCAGTCCGCGACCGTAAACGTCACCGCGGGCGGCCGCCCCGGCGAGGTCCTCAACTTCTGCGCCAACAACTACCTGGGCCTGGCCGACCACCCCGAGGTCGTCGCCGCGGCCCACGAGGCCCTGGACCGCTGGGGCTACGGCATGGCCTCGGTCCGCTTCATCTGCGGCACCCAGGAGGTGCACAAGGAGCTGGAGGCGCGGCTGTCGGCGTTCCTGGGCCAGGAGGACACGATCCTGTACTCCTCCTGCTTCGACGCCAACGGTGGCGTGTTCGAGACGCTGCTCGGCCCCGAGGACGCGGTCATCTCCGACGCCCTCAACCACGCCTCCATCATCGACGGCATCCGCCTGTCCAAGGCCCGCCGCCTGCGCTACGCCAACCGCGACCTGGCCGAACTGGAGGCCCGGCTCAAGGAGGCCTGCGACGCGCGCCGCCGCCTGATCGTCACCGACGGCGTCTTCTCCATGGACGGCTACGTGGCCCCGCTGCGCGAGATCTGCGACCTCGCTGACCGATACGACGCGATGGTCATGGTCGACGACTCCCACGCCGTCGGTTTCGTGGGCCCCGGCGGCCGCGGCACGCCCGAGCTGCACGGCGTCATGGACCGCGTCGACATCATCACCGGCACCCTCGGCAAGGCCCTCGGCGGCGCGTCCGGCGGCTACGTCGCCGCCCGCGCCGAGATCGTCGCCCTGCTGCGCCAGCGCTCGCGTCCGTACCTGTTCTCCAACACGCTCGCCCCGGTGATCGCGGCGGCCTCGCTGAAGGTCCTCGACCTGCTGGAGGCGGCGGACGACCTGCGCGTCCAACTGGCCGACAACACGGCCCTGTTCCGCCGCCGCATGACCGAGGAGGGCTTCGACGTCCTCCCCGGCGACCACGCCATCGCCCCGGTGATGATCGGCGACGCGGCGGTCGCCGGACGCATGGCGGAGCTGCTGCTGGAGCGCGGCGTCTACGTCATCGGCTTCTCCTACCCGGTCGTGCCGCAGGGCCAGGCCCGCATCCGCGTCCAGCTGTCCGCCGCGCACTCCACGGACGACGTCAACCGCGCCGTCGACGCCTTCGTGGCGGCACGGGCGGAGCTGGAGGGCTGACCGGCAGCACCCGGCACATTTGAGACAATCGATCG
It encodes the following:
- a CDS encoding MBL fold metallo-hydrolase — its product is MAGFRTLSSGLRALQPGAFGADPSGERMARIRRSPHFKDGVFQNPGGPARTRPSGSTLDFAKVFFDKDTRPRRTPKGTVPVHSTTLADIAGPPATGLRLTWMGHSSVLAEIDGRRVLFDPVWGERCSPFSFAGPKRLHPVPLPLAALGPVDVVVISHDHYDHLDMPTIKALAGTDTLFAVPLGVGAHLEHWGVSAGRLRELDWHETTKIDGLSLTATPARHFCGRGLRNTQHTLWASWVVAGDEHRIYHSGDTGYFDGFKEIGAEHGPFDATMIQIGAYSDFWPDIHMTPEEGMRAHVDLQGGPEHGPMLPIHWATFNLATHPWADPGEGTLAAARAVGAGVALPRPGEPFEPTAENVPSEPWWRGVALAPAAGRTAAQALTGAGIKTAPDAAAMAQADTLSDDTRRVGRGTEDPETLPAG
- a CDS encoding GAF domain-containing protein — protein: MTYDPPRPAGRLLLTPEDKEAPARTRRLRRLGLGERPEPALDAFAHRLAELTGAPYAMVNLPDEHGQFYAGLFVPAVAPVVRSDGTSPRLGRALPRDHGFCPHVVARRKALALEDVGDYPRFAGNPVVDEFGIRSYLGAPLIDGTGLVLGTVSVADVEPRPWGKPGLTAIKEHAALLVVELESRDGLPPY
- a CDS encoding ATP-binding protein codes for the protein MSHLRAPAARADRREGGRHGRPAVRTAPALPETHIRPQLLRLAVLPPVAVALSGCAAVLFTVRSTGARPGLILWAVLGGAVFVALVGIAVAAVAANRAARSVHDRIGVLRRSTARREADLRTLVETLRRGDGPPPLALQSRPDGPAEDADDFDLLSADLSRAHDGAVTAVVQASQLSSQAGSEQKLEVFVNLARRLQSLVHREISILDELENEMEDPDLLKGLFHVDHLATRIRRHAENLAVLGGAVSRRQWSNPVSMTEVLRSAIAEVEQYSRVKLVPPIDGQLRGHAVADVIHLLAELVENATVFSAPHTQVLLRANLVTSGLAVEVEDRGLGMPLEEQTRMNALLADPDQVNVARLLADGRIGLFVVSQLARRHGITVRLQTNIYGGVQAVLVVPQALLGAEPGAGTPGGAGQPTAGAAGATGAAGTGHPAAPRRPDGQAGLPGLPGRNGTESGPGGSTGPGASGGQAPFGSADFGVSSVPLPASGAGTSAALPPPAASRGHEQNAEFSPGDSAQGGGRPAPLPVRGARRERPTPAEARPGISPDDRRVLAENVTEPPTPRNGTVRGTMGKPQLPRRRAQEHIAPQLRDGPTPRQDPEHLVGHDPGLMAAFQRGISLAEAQQNMEAGNTEWGDTEAAPTESAYTESAYTESAYTESAYMGSASMDTSNMGSSPMDTSNLGSAPMGRANMDSAPADPVSSGSAHRDPMPVRPVHLEALPSEPSSSTRPGAGSRSDHRTTTTRQDGSAPAG
- a CDS encoding roadblock/LC7 domain-containing protein produces the protein MASDAPTAHVSDLDWLMSGLVQRVPHTSAAVLLSCDGLVKSVHGLDPDSADHMAALASGLYSLGRSAGVRFGDGGDVRQVVVELASTLLFVTTAGSGTCLAVLAGREADAAVLGYEMAMLVKSVRPYLVTAPRQSVESPAMRP
- a CDS encoding glycine C-acetyltransferase; translation: MFDSVRDDLRATLDEIRAAGLHKPERVIGTPQSATVNVTAGGRPGEVLNFCANNYLGLADHPEVVAAAHEALDRWGYGMASVRFICGTQEVHKELEARLSAFLGQEDTILYSSCFDANGGVFETLLGPEDAVISDALNHASIIDGIRLSKARRLRYANRDLAELEARLKEACDARRRLIVTDGVFSMDGYVAPLREICDLADRYDAMVMVDDSHAVGFVGPGGRGTPELHGVMDRVDIITGTLGKALGGASGGYVAARAEIVALLRQRSRPYLFSNTLAPVIAAASLKVLDLLEAADDLRVQLADNTALFRRRMTEEGFDVLPGDHAIAPVMIGDAAVAGRMAELLLERGVYVIGFSYPVVPQGQARIRVQLSAAHSTDDVNRAVDAFVAARAELEG
- a CDS encoding DUF742 domain-containing protein, encoding MTAAGDGPWLDDAAGRLVRPFTVSNGRTRPTVALDLVSQVMATGATPLGYLGPEHAQALERCRVPVAVAEVAAHLKLPVAVTKVLLADLVDCGALTTKPPAFHHNPTDRALLEAVLDGLRRQL
- a CDS encoding GTP-binding protein, with the protein product MDYDDSSDYTDGPGHGADPFPTALKILVAGGFGVGKTTFVGAVSEIAPLSTEELLTTVSAATDNLDGIENKVETTVAMDFGRITLDPEHVLYLFGTPGQERFWFMWDELCEGALGAVILADTRRLEECFAAVDFFEQRGLGFIVAVNEFDGAYRYDPEEVRGALDLSADVPVVCCDARISSSGVQTLLTLVRHLIAHTPAPATEYGAHT
- the tdh gene encoding L-threonine 3-dehydrogenase; this encodes MKALVKQKAEPGLWLVDVPEPEVGPGDVLIKVLRTGICGTDLHIRAWDGWAQQAINTPLVLGHEFVGEVVETGRDVTGIGIGDRVSGEGHLVCGKCRNCLAGRRHLCRATVGLGVGRDGAFAEYVALPAANVWVHRIPVDLDVAAIFDPFGNAVHTALSFPLVGEDVLITGAGPIGLMAAAVARHAGARNVVITDVSAERLELARKIGVSLALDVSGSSIADGQRTLGLREGFDIGLEMSGRPEAMRDMIANMTHGGRIAMLGLPAQEFPVDWARVVTSMITIKGIYGREMFETWYAMSVLLEGGLDLAPVITGRYGHRDFEAAFADAASGRGGKVILDWTA